Proteins encoded together in one Deinococcus irradiatisoli window:
- the rpsL gene encoding 30S ribosomal protein S12 has translation MPTTQQLLRKGRTTLQKKSKVPALKGSPFRRGVCTVVKTTTPKKPNSALRKIARVRLSSGFEVTAYIPGEGHNLQEHSVVLIRGGRVKDLPGVRYHIVRGSLDTQGVKDRNKSRSKYGTKKPKAGAAAAGAKKK, from the coding sequence CTGCCCACCACCCAACAGCTGCTCCGCAAGGGGCGCACCACGCTCCAGAAAAAGAGCAAAGTTCCCGCGCTCAAGGGCAGCCCCTTCCGCCGCGGCGTTTGCACGGTCGTCAAGACCACCACCCCCAAGAAACCCAACTCGGCGCTGCGTAAAATCGCCCGCGTGCGGCTTTCCAGCGGCTTCGAAGTCACCGCCTACATCCCCGGCGAGGGCCACAACCTCCAGGAACACAGCGTCGTGCTGATTCGCGGCGGCCGTGTCAAGGACCTTCCCGGTGTGCGCTACCACATCGTGCGCGGCAGCCTCGACACCCAGGGCGTCAAGGACCGCAACAAGAGTCGCTCCAAGTACGGCACCAAGAAGCCCAAGGCCGGCGCGGCCGCCGCAGGCGCCAAGAAGAAGTAA
- the fusA gene encoding elongation factor G gives MTTKASSAYLNYFRNIGIAAHIDAGKTTTTERILYYTGRTHNIGEVHDGAATMDWMEQERERGITITAAATTAKWKRSGTDQEYVVNIIDTPGHVDFTIEVERSMRVLDGAVAVFDSSQGVEPQSETVWRQADRYGVPRIAFSNKMDKTGASFELVLSDIRERLGAIPAPIQYPMGQESDFRGIIDIVRMQAHTYTNDLGTDITVGEVPAEFADKVAEMRAQLIEAAAEVDEAVMEKYLSGEEPTVEELVSALRKGTIEKKIFPVLCGSALKNKGVQLLLDAVIDYLPSPLEVPAIRGIVEDSEDTRDFPADPEGQLAALAFKIMADPYVGRLTFVRIYSGTMSSGSYVYNASKNKRERVGRLLKMHANSREEVTELRAGELGAVIGLKDSGTGNTLIGDGDDHVLLESIDVPEPVIKLAIEPKTKADQEKMGVGLSRLAEEDPTFRVETDQESGQTTIAGMGELHLEILVDRLKREYKVDANVGAPQVAFRETITRPVDVEGKFVRQSGGRGQFGHVKIKAEPLEPGAGFIFENAIVGGTVPREYVGPAQKGIEEAMQSGPMLGFPVVDMKVTIYDGSYHEVDSSEMAFKIAGSMALKEAVQKGAPALLEPIMRVEVTVPDDFMGDIIGDLNSRRGQIQGMEARGNAQIVKAFVPLSEMFGYATDMRSMTQGRASYSMFFDHYSQVPNNIAQQLMKK, from the coding sequence ATGACCACCAAAGCAAGCAGTGCCTACTTAAATTACTTCCGCAACATCGGGATCGCCGCGCACATCGACGCCGGCAAGACCACCACCACCGAGCGCATCCTCTACTACACCGGGCGCACCCACAACATCGGCGAAGTCCACGACGGCGCGGCCACCATGGACTGGATGGAGCAGGAGCGCGAGCGCGGCATCACCATCACCGCCGCCGCCACGACCGCCAAGTGGAAGCGCAGCGGCACCGATCAGGAATACGTCGTCAACATCATCGACACCCCCGGTCACGTGGACTTCACCATCGAAGTCGAGCGCAGCATGCGCGTCCTTGACGGCGCGGTCGCGGTGTTCGATTCCTCGCAGGGCGTCGAGCCGCAGTCGGAAACCGTCTGGCGTCAGGCCGACCGTTACGGCGTGCCGCGCATCGCCTTCTCGAACAAGATGGACAAGACCGGCGCGAGCTTCGAACTGGTGCTGAGCGACATCCGCGAGCGTCTGGGTGCCATTCCGGCCCCGATCCAGTACCCGATGGGCCAGGAAAGCGATTTCCGCGGCATCATTGACATCGTGCGCATGCAGGCCCATACCTACACCAACGATCTGGGCACCGATATCACGGTGGGCGAAGTGCCGGCCGAGTTCGCCGACAAGGTGGCCGAGATGCGCGCCCAGCTGATCGAAGCCGCCGCCGAAGTCGACGAAGCGGTGATGGAGAAGTACCTCAGCGGCGAGGAGCCCACCGTCGAGGAGCTCGTCTCGGCGCTGCGTAAAGGCACCATCGAGAAGAAGATCTTCCCGGTGCTGTGCGGCAGCGCGCTGAAGAACAAGGGCGTGCAACTGCTGCTCGACGCCGTCATCGACTACCTGCCCAGCCCGCTGGAAGTGCCGGCCATTCGCGGCATCGTCGAGGACAGCGAAGACACCCGCGACTTCCCCGCCGACCCGGAAGGCCAGCTGGCCGCGCTGGCGTTCAAGATCATGGCCGACCCCTACGTGGGCCGCCTCACCTTCGTGCGCATCTACTCTGGCACCATGAGCAGCGGTTCGTACGTCTACAACGCTTCCAAGAACAAGCGCGAGCGCGTGGGCCGTCTGCTGAAGATGCACGCCAACAGCCGCGAGGAAGTCACCGAACTGCGCGCCGGCGAACTCGGCGCCGTGATCGGCCTCAAGGACTCGGGCACCGGCAACACCCTGATCGGTGACGGCGACGACCACGTCCTCTTGGAGAGCATCGACGTGCCGGAGCCGGTCATCAAGCTCGCCATCGAGCCCAAGACCAAGGCCGACCAGGAAAAGATGGGCGTGGGCCTCTCGCGCCTGGCCGAAGAAGACCCCACCTTCCGCGTCGAAACCGACCAGGAAAGCGGTCAGACCACCATCGCCGGCATGGGCGAGCTGCACCTGGAAATCCTGGTCGACCGCCTCAAGCGCGAGTACAAGGTGGACGCCAACGTGGGCGCCCCGCAGGTGGCCTTCCGTGAAACCATCACCCGTCCGGTGGACGTGGAAGGCAAGTTCGTGCGCCAGTCGGGTGGACGCGGCCAGTTCGGTCACGTCAAGATCAAGGCCGAGCCGCTCGAGCCCGGCGCCGGCTTCATATTCGAGAACGCCATCGTCGGCGGCACCGTGCCGCGCGAGTACGTCGGCCCGGCCCAGAAGGGCATCGAAGAAGCCATGCAGTCCGGCCCGATGCTCGGCTTCCCGGTCGTGGACATGAAAGTCACCATTTACGACGGCAGCTACCACGAAGTGGACTCCTCGGAAATGGCCTTCAAGATCGCCGGCAGCATGGCCCTCAAGGAAGCGGTCCAGAAGGGCGCTCCGGCGCTGCTCGAGCCGATCATGCGCGTCGAGGTCACCGTGCCCGACGACTTCATGGGCGACATCATCGGCGACCTCAACTCGCGCCGCGGTCAGATCCAGGGCATGGAAGCGCGCGGTAACGCCCAGATCGTCAAGGCCTTTGTGCCGCTCTCCGAGATGTTCGGCTACGCCACCGACATGCGCAGCATGACCCAGGGCCGCGCCAGCTACTCGATGTTCTTCGACCACTACAGCCAAGTGCCGAATAACATCGCGCAGCAGCTGATGAAAAAGTAA
- the rpsG gene encoding 30S ribosomal protein S7 → MARRRRAEVRPLLPDLVYQDVLVSATINRIMEDGKKNLASRIFYGAMSIVQDRTGQEPLKVYKQAFDNIKPRVEVRSRRVGGSTYQVPVEVSVRRAQSLTLRWMKAAVDNRPERTAVERLAAEILDAAQGRGGAIKKKDDVERMAEANRAYAHYRW, encoded by the coding sequence ATGGCCCGTCGCCGCAGAGCAGAAGTCCGTCCGTTGTTGCCCGACCTGGTGTACCAGGACGTGCTGGTCAGCGCCACCATCAACCGCATCATGGAAGACGGCAAGAAGAACCTTGCCAGCCGCATCTTCTACGGCGCCATGAGCATCGTGCAGGACCGCACCGGCCAGGAGCCGCTGAAGGTCTACAAGCAGGCCTTTGACAACATCAAGCCGCGCGTGGAAGTCCGCAGCCGCCGCGTGGGCGGAAGCACCTATCAGGTGCCGGTGGAAGTCAGCGTCCGCCGCGCCCAGAGCTTGACCCTGCGCTGGATGAAAGCGGCCGTGGACAACCGTCCCGAGCGCACCGCCGTGGAGCGCCTCGCCGCCGAGATTCTCGACGCGGCCCAGGGGCGCGGCGGCGCCATCAAGAAAAAAGACGACGTGGAGCGCATGGCCGAGGCCAACCGCGCCTACGCCCACTACCGCTGGTAA
- the tuf gene encoding elongation factor Tu, with the protein MAKGTFERTKPHVNIGTIGHVDHGKTTLTAAITFTAASVDASIETQRYDQIDKAPEEKARGITINTAHVEYSTASRHYSHVDCPGHADYVKNMITGAAQMDGAILVVSSADGPMPQTREHILLAKQVGVPYIVVFMNKVDMVDDEELLELVEMEVRELLSRYEFPGDDLPVIKGSALQALEALTATPKMARGSNKWVDYVWELLDAVDSYIPTPERDTDKTFLMPVEDVFTITGRGTVATGRVERGIVKVQDDVEIIGLRDLRKTTVTGIEMHRKLLDQGMAGDNVGVLLRGVARDDVERGQVLAKPGSIKPHTKFEASVYVLSKDEGGRHSAFFGGYRPQFYFRTTDVTGVVELAEGVEMVMPGDNVTFTVDLIKPIAMEEGLRFAIREGGRTVGAGVVTKIVE; encoded by the coding sequence ATGGCAAAAGGAACGTTCGAGCGCACGAAGCCCCACGTCAACATCGGCACGATCGGTCACGTGGATCACGGCAAAACCACCCTGACGGCGGCGATCACCTTCACGGCCGCGTCGGTCGACGCCAGCATCGAGACCCAGCGCTACGACCAGATCGACAAGGCCCCCGAAGAAAAAGCCCGCGGCATCACCATCAACACCGCCCACGTCGAGTACTCCACCGCCAGCCGGCACTACTCGCACGTGGACTGCCCCGGTCACGCCGACTACGTCAAGAACATGATCACCGGAGCCGCCCAGATGGACGGCGCCATCCTGGTCGTCAGCTCCGCTGACGGCCCGATGCCCCAGACCCGCGAGCACATCCTGCTCGCCAAGCAGGTCGGTGTGCCGTACATCGTCGTGTTCATGAACAAGGTCGACATGGTCGACGACGAAGAGCTGCTCGAGCTCGTCGAAATGGAAGTCCGCGAGCTGCTCTCGCGCTACGAGTTCCCCGGCGACGATCTGCCGGTGATCAAGGGCAGCGCCCTGCAGGCCCTCGAAGCCCTGACCGCCACCCCCAAGATGGCGCGCGGCTCAAACAAGTGGGTCGACTACGTCTGGGAACTGCTCGACGCGGTGGACTCCTACATCCCCACCCCCGAGCGTGACACCGACAAGACCTTCCTGATGCCGGTCGAAGACGTCTTCACCATCACCGGCCGCGGCACCGTCGCCACCGGTCGCGTCGAGCGTGGCATCGTCAAGGTGCAGGACGACGTCGAGATCATCGGTCTGCGCGACCTGCGCAAGACCACCGTCACCGGCATCGAAATGCACCGCAAGTTGCTCGATCAGGGCATGGCCGGCGACAACGTCGGTGTGCTGCTGCGCGGCGTGGCGCGTGACGACGTCGAGCGCGGCCAGGTGCTGGCCAAGCCCGGCAGCATCAAGCCGCACACCAAGTTCGAAGCCAGCGTCTACGTGTTGAGCAAGGACGAGGGCGGCCGTCACAGCGCCTTCTTCGGCGGCTACCGCCCGCAGTTCTACTTCCGCACCACCGACGTCACCGGCGTGGTGGAACTGGCCGAGGGCGTGGAAATGGTGATGCCCGGTGACAACGTCACCTTCACCGTCGACCTGATCAAGCCCATCGCCATGGAAGAAGGCCTGCGCTTCGCCATCCGCGAAGGTGGCCGCACCGTCGGCGCCGGCGTCGTCACCAAGATTGTGGAGTGA
- the rplC gene encoding 50S ribosomal protein L3, which translates to MSKGILGTKIGMTQIWKGDRAVPVTVVLAGPCPVVQRKTAATDGYEAVQVGFSPKAEKRITKPQLGHLKKAGVSGVRYLREFRNFIPEGDTITVDIFGEGEKIDATGTSKGRGTQGVMRRWNFSGGPASHGSKKWHRRPGSIGQRKTPGRVYKGKRMAGHWGVERVTVQNLEVVEIRASENLILIKGAIPGMTGSLVELRQAVKGAK; encoded by the coding sequence ATGAGCAAGGGCATCCTCGGCACCAAGATCGGCATGACCCAGATCTGGAAAGGCGACCGCGCCGTTCCGGTGACGGTCGTGCTGGCCGGCCCCTGCCCGGTGGTGCAGCGCAAGACCGCGGCCACCGACGGCTACGAAGCGGTGCAGGTGGGCTTCTCGCCCAAAGCCGAAAAGCGCATCACCAAGCCGCAGCTCGGCCACCTCAAGAAGGCCGGCGTCAGCGGCGTGCGCTACCTGCGCGAGTTCCGCAACTTCATTCCCGAGGGCGACACCATCACGGTGGACATCTTCGGTGAAGGCGAGAAGATCGACGCCACCGGCACCAGCAAGGGCCGCGGCACCCAGGGCGTCATGCGCCGCTGGAACTTCTCGGGCGGTCCGGCCAGCCACGGCTCCAAGAAGTGGCACCGCCGCCCCGGTTCGATCGGCCAGCGCAAGACGCCCGGCCGCGTGTACAAGGGCAAACGCATGGCTGGACACTGGGGCGTCGAGCGCGTCACCGTCCAGAACCTGGAAGTCGTGGAAATCCGCGCCAGCGAGAACCTGATTCTCATCAAGGGCGCGATTCCCGGCATGACCGGCAGCTTGGTCGAGCTGCGTCAGGCCGTCAAGGGAGCGAAGTAA
- a CDS encoding 2'-5' RNA ligase family protein translates to MTAPASTFFIGIVPPPPFAARVRAWQAKLNHDVPEPHVTLLAPAPVPEARWHAVAALVATRRTAAEVRLGGVERFGDRVIFLKVDAPELGILHRDLVETLGEAPGEFALDKYHPHLTLALSWRPMNSGWTEALKSAQAEFGFIDLAPLSFEARELVLFGKAAPGHPYTERQRFALGRAL, encoded by the coding sequence GTGACTGCTCCCGCCTCCACTTTCTTTATCGGCATCGTGCCGCCGCCGCCCTTTGCGGCCCGGGTGCGGGCTTGGCAAGCGAAGTTGAACCACGACGTTCCCGAGCCGCACGTGACTTTGCTGGCCCCCGCTCCCGTGCCGGAAGCCCGCTGGCATGCCGTCGCCGCGCTGGTGGCGACCCGGCGCACCGCCGCCGAAGTGCGGCTGGGCGGGGTGGAGCGCTTCGGCGACCGGGTGATTTTTCTGAAGGTGGACGCGCCGGAGTTGGGTATCCTGCACCGCGACCTCGTCGAGACGCTGGGCGAAGCGCCGGGCGAGTTCGCGCTGGACAAGTACCACCCGCACCTGACCCTGGCGCTCAGCTGGCGGCCCATGAACAGTGGCTGGACAGAGGCGCTAAAGAGCGCCCAGGCCGAGTTCGGCTTCATCGACTTGGCGCCGCTGAGCTTCGAGGCGCGCGAACTGGTGCTGTTCGGCAAGGCTGCGCCGGGGCACCCCTACACCGAGCGGCAGCGCTTTGCATTGGGCCGGGCTTTATAG
- a CDS encoding multidrug DMT transporter, whose protein sequence is MDNLLKKAGAMTAHLDLFQHMLHLRGLLQLAAHMEERGDRVTMVSPDNITLIGAGMDSAESIITSKGAAIASGSAYSVLRGLKGHDAPEYAVTREELKALNARAVSELEASDAMRAFGETLARISAMPAAPVAEAPAERPTRSRRGAEEAASESPAA, encoded by the coding sequence ATGGATAACCTCCTGAAGAAAGCGGGCGCGATGACGGCGCACCTGGACCTGTTTCAACACATGCTCCACCTGCGCGGCCTGCTGCAGCTCGCCGCCCACATGGAGGAGCGCGGCGACCGGGTGACGATGGTGTCGCCCGACAACATCACCCTGATCGGCGCGGGGATGGACAGCGCCGAGAGCATCATCACCAGCAAGGGCGCGGCCATCGCCTCGGGCAGCGCCTACAGCGTGCTGCGCGGCCTCAAGGGCCACGACGCCCCCGAATACGCCGTGACCCGCGAGGAACTCAAGGCGCTCAACGCCCGCGCCGTGTCCGAACTCGAAGCCAGCGACGCCATGCGTGCCTTTGGTGAAACGCTGGCGCGCATCAGCGCCATGCCCGCCGCACCTGTGGCCGAAGCCCCGGCCGAGCGCCCCACCCGCTCGCGGCGCGGCGCCGAGGAAGCCGCCAGCGAGTCTCCGGCGGCCTGA
- a CDS encoding ComEA family DNA-binding protein — protein sequence MLDAPPSERLAAALLSVLALLCGGWALWPAVHPAPLHPLISRTGLPAPEQPPEAAPVYPTTASIRPLISGRLDLNTASQAQLEALPGIGPAMAARLIAARPYHTLADLDAVRGVGPVLLGKLTPLVRF from the coding sequence ATGCTTGACGCGCCCCCTTCCGAGCGCCTGGCGGCGGCGCTGCTCAGCGTGCTGGCCCTGCTGTGCGGCGGCTGGGCGCTGTGGCCCGCCGTGCACCCGGCGCCCCTGCACCCGCTGATCAGCCGGACCGGGCTGCCGGCGCCGGAACAGCCGCCCGAAGCGGCGCCGGTGTATCCCACCACTGCCAGCATCCGGCCGCTGATCTCCGGCCGACTCGATCTCAACACCGCCTCGCAGGCGCAGCTCGAAGCTTTGCCCGGCATCGGCCCGGCGATGGCGGCGCGCTTGATCGCCGCCCGGCCATACCACACCCTCGCCGACCTGGACGCGGTGCGCGGGGTGGGGCCGGTGCTGCTGGGCAAGCTCACGCCGCTGGTTCGTTTTTAG
- a CDS encoding DNA internalization-related competence protein ComEC/Rec2, producing the protein MSGSAATSQARWRAPAYPVPATLALIGGVLLGFGTLWGAAALVAALLLAWKSGKVWVLAACLLLAALGVVRERQWWSAPDPLATWVGAQVTLQGEWDGQLLHLSDPPAAVALSPKPPGPAGQLTIRGRLVRPDGRRLPGGFDAAFWLRIQGAREVLVAAEVRRLVPEAGVRGWFRRGLSVNLSPEQSALLRAVELGERNDLSQERFADGLNVRDAFARAGLAHLMALSGQNVALLVGALTWLLARLLPLRLAPLRYPVLLGALAGFLWLVGPSPSLTRAVLMGGLVLLSLWLGRGKLDVYGVLGLAAIASLLYQPGWLFDVGFQLSFLAVLGLSVSARVAALLPERWPLWLRLTLVATPCAELATLPTLLHTFGQLPLLSLPANLAAAGIMALLVPLGYLAGLLGPLAVTVNWLLGPLAGALLWLVKVFGHAPTLSWSVVSPAGFAAYGVFALAAVLTLYRRLPLWVLPLTALLGGLGTALPAVIKPPSEIVYLDVGQGDSSLIRTGGLTMLIDGGGTPRGDYDVGARTVLPALRAMNVRKIDVMVATHADADHIEGLTSVLLGLPVGELWIGERKDDPNLNMLLRAAQARGVPVREVRRGDAVRSGEATFTVLWPVGAPFSKADNDNSVVIKLDTPRFHTVFLGDLPNPLEAELGVGHLDLLKTAHHGSRFSSGEAFLNQTRPRDAVISVGRNTYGHPNPQVLDRLAALGVRVWRTDQVGTLRWPLP; encoded by the coding sequence GTGTCCGGCTCAGCCGCCACCTCGCAAGCCCGCTGGCGCGCACCGGCCTACCCGGTGCCGGCCACTCTGGCCCTGATCGGTGGGGTGCTGCTGGGGTTCGGCACGCTGTGGGGTGCGGCGGCGCTCGTCGCGGCCTTGCTGCTGGCCTGGAAGTCCGGAAAAGTCTGGGTGCTGGCCGCCTGCCTGCTGCTGGCGGCGCTGGGGGTGGTGCGCGAGCGGCAGTGGTGGAGCGCGCCAGACCCGCTGGCGACGTGGGTGGGCGCGCAGGTCACGCTGCAAGGCGAATGGGACGGTCAGCTGCTGCATCTGAGCGATCCGCCCGCCGCCGTGGCCCTCTCGCCCAAACCGCCGGGGCCGGCCGGGCAGCTGACCATCCGTGGCCGCCTGGTGCGTCCGGACGGCCGGCGCCTTCCCGGCGGCTTCGACGCGGCATTCTGGCTGCGCATTCAGGGCGCACGTGAAGTGCTGGTGGCGGCCGAGGTGCGCCGCCTGGTTCCCGAAGCGGGGGTGCGCGGCTGGTTCCGGCGCGGCCTGAGCGTGAACCTCAGCCCCGAGCAGTCGGCGCTGCTGCGGGCGGTCGAGCTGGGCGAGCGCAACGACCTCTCGCAGGAGCGCTTCGCGGACGGCCTGAACGTCCGTGACGCCTTCGCGCGGGCGGGCCTGGCGCATCTGATGGCGCTCAGTGGGCAGAACGTGGCCCTGCTCGTCGGCGCGCTGACCTGGCTGCTGGCCCGCCTGCTCCCGCTGCGTCTGGCCCCGCTGCGCTATCCGGTGCTGCTCGGGGCGTTGGCGGGTTTTCTGTGGCTGGTGGGGCCTTCGCCCAGCCTCACCCGCGCCGTGCTGATGGGCGGGCTGGTGCTGCTCTCCTTGTGGCTGGGGCGCGGCAAGCTCGACGTGTACGGGGTGCTGGGCTTGGCGGCCATCGCCAGCTTGCTGTATCAGCCGGGCTGGCTGTTCGACGTGGGCTTTCAACTCAGTTTCCTGGCAGTGCTGGGCCTGAGCGTCTCGGCGCGGGTGGCGGCACTGCTACCTGAGCGCTGGCCCTTGTGGCTGCGCCTGACGCTGGTCGCCACGCCCTGCGCCGAACTCGCCACGCTGCCCACCCTGCTGCACACGTTCGGACAGCTGCCGCTGCTGAGCTTGCCGGCCAACCTGGCGGCTGCCGGGATCATGGCCCTGCTGGTGCCGCTGGGTTATCTGGCCGGGCTGCTGGGACCGCTGGCCGTGACGGTCAACTGGCTGCTGGGTCCGCTGGCGGGCGCCCTGCTGTGGCTGGTCAAGGTGTTCGGGCACGCGCCGACCCTCAGCTGGAGCGTGGTCAGCCCGGCAGGGTTCGCCGCTTACGGCGTGTTTGCACTCGCGGCGGTGCTGACGCTCTACCGCCGACTGCCGCTGTGGGTTTTGCCGCTCACCGCCCTGCTCGGCGGGCTCGGGACAGCCCTGCCGGCGGTCATCAAGCCCCCGAGTGAGATCGTCTACCTCGACGTGGGCCAGGGCGACAGTTCGCTGATCCGCACCGGGGGCCTCACCATGCTGATCGACGGCGGCGGCACGCCCAGAGGCGACTATGACGTGGGCGCGCGCACCGTTTTGCCGGCGCTGAGGGCCATGAACGTCCGGAAGATCGACGTGATGGTCGCCACCCACGCCGACGCCGACCACATCGAGGGCCTCACCAGCGTGCTGCTCGGCCTGCCGGTGGGGGAGTTGTGGATCGGCGAGCGCAAGGACGATCCCAACCTCAACATGCTGCTGCGGGCTGCCCAGGCGCGGGGCGTGCCGGTGCGCGAGGTGCGTCGGGGCGACGCCGTGCGCTCGGGCGAGGCGACCTTCACGGTGCTGTGGCCGGTCGGGGCGCCCTTCTCGAAGGCCGACAATGACAACAGCGTGGTGATCAAGCTCGACACCCCGCGTTTTCACACCGTCTTTCTGGGCGATCTGCCGAACCCGCTCGAAGCTGAACTGGGCGTGGGTCACCTCGATCTGCTCAAGACCGCCCACCACGGCAGCCGATTCTCGAGCGGTGAGGCGTTCCTGAACCAGACCCGGCCCCGCGACGCGGTGATCAGCGTGGGCCGCAACACCTACGGCCATCCCAACCCCCAGGTGCTCGATCGTCTGGCGGCGCTGGGCGTCAGGGTCTGGCGCACCGATCAGGTCGGCACGCTGCGCTGGCCGCTGCCCTGA
- a CDS encoding GNAT family N-acetyltransferase, producing the protein MAPTVRRVTDPHDPALSAFGRIQDASYYAPDMLIPADYFGQMIAGQDGGRRNVILVAEHGGEVVGGTLFHLLPSGAGFSSFMGVAQSARGSGTARALHEARLEVIRQAGGVGCFADAVHVSALSADDLAAEARVGSDPQLRRVKLGALGFCTVDVPYWQPVGGEDGGPLKDLDLLYCSLEPAGSVPVKLVSETMRAYWQGWLGPERARREAEALAGRARQDPLRLLPATQRPSQTEQ; encoded by the coding sequence ATGGCCCCGACCGTCCGCCGCGTCACCGATCCGCACGATCCGGCCCTGAGCGCCTTCGGCCGCATTCAGGACGCCAGTTACTATGCTCCCGACATGCTCATTCCAGCCGATTACTTCGGTCAGATGATCGCCGGGCAAGACGGCGGGCGCCGCAACGTCATCCTGGTGGCCGAGCACGGGGGAGAAGTGGTCGGCGGCACGCTGTTTCACCTGCTGCCCAGCGGCGCGGGCTTCAGTTCGTTCATGGGGGTGGCGCAGTCGGCCCGGGGCAGCGGAACCGCCAGGGCGCTGCACGAAGCCCGCCTGGAGGTGATCCGTCAGGCCGGCGGGGTGGGCTGCTTCGCCGACGCGGTACATGTCAGCGCCCTCAGCGCCGATGACCTGGCTGCCGAGGCGCGGGTCGGCAGCGATCCACAACTGCGCCGGGTCAAGCTGGGCGCGCTGGGCTTTTGCACGGTGGACGTGCCGTACTGGCAGCCGGTGGGCGGCGAGGACGGCGGCCCCCTCAAAGACCTCGATCTGCTGTACTGCTCGCTGGAACCGGCCGGCAGCGTGCCGGTGAAGCTGGTCAGCGAAACGATGCGGGCCTACTGGCAGGGCTGGCTCGGCCCCGAGCGGGCGCGGCGCGAAGCCGAGGCGCTGGCCGGGCGCGCGCGGCAGGACCCCCTCCGGCTCCTTCCGGCAACGCAGCGGCCCAGCCAGACCGAACAATAG
- a CDS encoding NAD-dependent epimerase/dehydratase family protein, translated as MDILVLGGTRFVGRHLVLALLERGHRVSVFTRGKSGDDLPAEVERLQGDRDGDLGALQGRRWDACADVSGYVPRVVRQSAALLEGAVRRYLFVSTVSVYADGQTEPITEDRALATLSDPASENVAEDYGALKVACERAVQEIYGERATIVRPGLVAGPYDPTGRFTHWALRAAQGGVALAPGDGQDVTQVIDARDLGAFMAHLLEDDIGGTFNAVGEPHTFSAFLDEVASGVGTRPEWRWLSLDDQQRLSAEGVWPVYAPREPILNVQPERARAAGLQLRPLADTARDTLEWARTSGAGGAGPDREKEAGWLAQLG; from the coding sequence ATGGACATCCTCGTGCTGGGCGGTACCCGCTTCGTGGGTCGGCATCTCGTGTTGGCGCTCCTGGAACGCGGCCACCGGGTCAGCGTGTTTACCCGTGGCAAGAGCGGCGACGATCTGCCGGCGGAAGTCGAGCGCCTGCAGGGTGACCGCGACGGCGATCTGGGCGCCCTCCAAGGCCGCCGCTGGGACGCCTGCGCCGATGTCAGCGGCTACGTGCCCCGGGTGGTGCGTCAGAGCGCGGCCCTGCTGGAAGGTGCGGTGCGCCGCTACCTGTTCGTCTCCACCGTCAGCGTGTATGCCGATGGTCAAACCGAGCCGATCACAGAGGACAGGGCTCTGGCGACCCTAAGCGACCCAGCCAGCGAGAACGTCGCCGAGGACTACGGCGCCCTCAAGGTGGCCTGCGAGCGGGCGGTGCAGGAGATCTACGGCGAGCGGGCCACCATCGTGCGCCCGGGCCTGGTCGCCGGGCCGTACGATCCCACCGGGCGCTTCACCCACTGGGCGCTGCGGGCGGCGCAGGGCGGCGTGGCCCTGGCTCCCGGCGACGGTCAGGACGTCACCCAGGTCATCGACGCCCGCGATCTGGGCGCCTTCATGGCGCACCTGCTGGAAGACGATATCGGCGGCACTTTCAACGCGGTGGGGGAGCCGCACACCTTCAGCGCCTTTCTGGATGAGGTCGCTTCCGGTGTGGGCACCCGCCCCGAGTGGCGCTGGCTTTCCCTGGACGACCAGCAGCGGCTCTCGGCCGAGGGGGTCTGGCCGGTGTATGCCCCGCGCGAGCCGATCCTGAACGTCCAGCCGGAACGGGCCAGAGCGGCGGGCTTGCAACTGCGCCCGCTGGCCGACACCGCCCGCGACACCCTGGAGTGGGCCCGGACCAGCGGGGCAGGGGGGGCCGGGCCCGACCGGGAGAAGGAAGCCGGCTGGCTCGCCCAACTCGGGTAA
- the rpsJ gene encoding 30S ribosomal protein S10 codes for MVAPKIRIKLRGFDHKALDQSASKIVDTVRRTGADVTGPVPLPTRIRRFCVLRSPFIDKDSQEHFEIRTHNRLVDIMNPTKKTIDSLMTLDLPTGVDIEIKTVGGRA; via the coding sequence ATGGTAGCCCCCAAAATCCGTATCAAACTGCGTGGCTTTGACCACAAGGCGCTCGACCAGTCCGCCAGCAAGATCGTGGACACCGTGCGCCGCACTGGCGCGGACGTCACCGGCCCGGTGCCGCTGCCGACCCGCATTCGCCGCTTCTGCGTGCTGCGCTCGCCGTTCATCGACAAAGACAGCCAGGAGCACTTCGAGATCCGCACCCACAACCGCTTGGTGGACATCATGAACCCCACCAAGAAGACCATCGACTCCTTGATGACCCTCGACCTGCCCACTGGTGTGGACATCGAGATCAAGACCGTGGGCGGGCGCGCATGA